CTCGAAAAGTCCAAATGTTCCACATAATTAATGAAACAATGACTCCGAAATCATATACTATAGTAGCAATTAGTGTCTGTATACTCTTCAGGCCAACGCACTGACAAAGATTTGGAACTTCATTAAGACCACAACCTATCCATAGATCCCTAACTTGGGGtcagaaaaataaacaataaagaATGGACACGAAGGAGGAACATTAATACCTCTGTGAAAAATGATAGCTCGAGTAGGTATAGAATTGTGACAAATTTGCCAAATAAAGAATTGCACACTAGCAAATATTTTCATCTTCCAAATCCAAGACCACATATCTAGAGAGGTGAGAGGTTGATTGATGTAAGAAGGTTGACCGCGCCAGATTGAAGATGAAGTGACACGTAAACGAAAATAGTGTATATTTGATTTTACTATAATTTagttagatttgttatttttttttattttcttttagcccaatttattatttttatattaacccACTATGAAAAAatactgataaaaaaaattatgaaaaaaatacagTAAGTTAAATCATTAATGTTTTAGATAATCTTTATtaacaaagttaattttttgtttgacttAAAAAATTCCACCTTAACGttaatgtttttaatatttttttaataagaaaaggaagttaatgttttaaatattgaattgcttttaaatttaataaatcatCTAAATATAGAATGCAGTTGAGGAAGATAAAGAATTAAATGTGACATTAATAAACGGCAGTGGCAATTGTTGTAATTAACACAATAAAGAAAGGTCAATTTAACAGCATACGAAGTATATAAGAACCCACCGCAACCCCAATTGTAACcacacaacaaaacaaaacaagaaactcaaaaacaacacaaaacGATGTCGTTGGTATCAGAAGAAATGAAATCGAAATCAGAGGTTTACCATGGTGACCAAATCTGTCAAGCGAAATCAAAAGAACTTCTGAGAGAAATTGTTCTTCCAAATGGTCTTTTACCATTGAAAGACATCATTGAAGTTGGTTACAACAGAGAAACAGGTTTTGTTTGGTTGAAACAGAAAAAAGCAATAACAcacaagtttgagaaaattgGTAAACTTGTTTCATATGCTACTGAAGTTACTGCACAAGTTGAAAAAGGTAAGATTAAGAAACTTAATGGTGTTAAAACAAAAGAGCTTTTGATTTGGATCACACTTAGTgatatttatgttgatgatccACCAACTGGTAAAATCACTTTTAAAACACCTGCTGGACTTTCTAGAACTTTTCCTGTTTCTGCTTTTGAGGTTGAAGAAGACAAATCAAGTGTTGTTGTTAAGGAAACTAACAACAAAGTTAATGAAactgttgctgctgctgctgctggtGGTGTCAAAGAGGTCTAATTCTAGATCTGTCTATTTTGTCACCAATTTGTTGTTGCTGCTATtgaattatcaattaataaattttaatgttaCTTTTATTTAGGGGTGGGGAGTTTTAAAGATTATTATCAATTGAAGTGGTGTATTAATCATCCTTGATCTTTTGTTCTTATCcgattaaaaatgaaatgaaattaattattttaaatgtttctgttttttttgttgatggcaAAGAAATTGTGTCTGATCTCAGATGTATATTGATGTTTGAGTTaatctaattaatattttgtgtAACCACCTGTATTAAATTAAAGTTTTTGACTTTAAATAGGTGTTcaacttatttaattttctaaCACCATTCCTAATGTGGATATATAACTATAACATGTCTACGTATAGAACTCTCTTGAAGAAAAGAGCTCCatgtgctccattgtggatgttCGCAGCGCCTTGAATTGTTTTAACTCAATCGAAACtaaaattgttgatttttaaagtttattaaataattgatatatttaatttaatctatatgAATGGTTAAAGGTACGAAGTAACTTGAGTCTCACGTTGCGGAGGGTTTTTATAGAGCCCAACGTTGGGTTAAAAATTTCCTTAATGAGCCATGTTGAGCAGCTCATTAAGAGTGACTGTCAGGATTTCTCATTGGATGGAGAGACCATTCGTGGTCCTCATCCTAGGCCAAACAATTTCACTTATTGGATAAGGGATGAGCAGAAATGTGTGTGATGATGTGGACGAGCTGGGGCATGTCATCTTGGGCCGTCCTCGACATCCTAGCGGAGGGAATTTGGGCGTGATGACATGGGCGAGCTGGGGCATGTCATCTTGGGTCGTCCTCGACATCCTAGCGGCGTGATGACATGGGCGAGCTGGGGCATATCATCTTGGGCCATCCTCGACATCCTAGCGGAGGGAATTTGGGCCAGCTTTAGGTCCAGTCCAAAAccaatgttatttttatttttaaggaaaAGTGATATTTTACCTAACCATTACACGTTCTTGAGGGGGAAAATTTGATGTTACAAGTAAAACGTTAGCGTGTAAATATAAATGAAGCTATCATTGTATTTGTTTGTACCCCAAAAAAGGGAAAAGGAAGGAAGCTACTAGTGGAAGGAACCAACccaaaatgaatgaatatattcACAGCTATAATGAATGATCACAATAAGTCGGTAGATCAAATTTAAGGAGTGTATCTGTCTCTAAGTGTAACCAACTTTTATAAGTTTCAACTTACTTTTTCCTCTGTCCCATtccaagttttaatttttgtccAAAGAGATAAGATTTCATTCAAAAATGTCAACACAGGAAAACAATTGGTCGACTATATACTAAATATAGTTACACATAAAATTTATTAGTTCAAATTTTACAACCTCACACAATAAAACAATAGGGATTATAAGAGACAAGCACCAACCTAAGTAAATTGGACCAAACCTCATTTTCTTACCGTGAATTCGGTCCATATCTTAGTggttaatcaattttttctcgAGCATGAAAGGGTAACTCTAATTCGGGGTACGATATTATttattagggttttttttttaaacgatTCATTTTAGGAAAAgtttattaatcacttgagtcTAATATCATTACTATCTTGTAATTGTGTGAGTGTGTCAAATATTTTATGGGTGATGCTAACTGTCCGGACATcagttaaggaaaccaaaaaataaataaattgaaaataacatttttttagacTTTTGAGAAGTTGATTGCAACTCCAAACTCTTGGGTTATCCTTGGAGTTAGAGTTGCTATTAGATTaatttaataacaataacaagGAAAATAAGGCACGCAAAGTGTAACATATTGTTATACGAAGTaatccctccggtcctttttataagaaacactttgaaaaaatcacacagaccaatgaagcacatttaacattgttattttcatttaatactcttataaatttaaatttattccatgtataccttatttaattactctttattcaactaacttacttatttttaaattctctctcataataaataagggcgtaagtgaaattgaacatttaaaacatttgaaaattggtcaaaatttcttataaaaagtaccaaattttttgccctaagtgttccttataaaaaggaccggagggagtatttaggTACGCATTAAATTACTCGACCAAACCAAAATAAtaacatgaaaaagaaaagtcatACTAGATGGGAGTAACAGTACCTCAAAAATGGAGGAACAGTACCCAAAATAATTAGTACATCTAATCTAACAGTTAGACGTCTAATTAAAAACTAATCCACCGCTAGCTTTTCAGGCTGTCTAATGGAGATTCCCCTTTTCTTTGGACAACTGAAGAAATAATTGAGTTGAATTTGATGTGGTCGCAAAATGCACCTAAAAACTTAGTCTAGTGATGAGAGATTTATGTAGAATACATGAGATTGTAGATTCGATTCTCATTAGCTatattgtaaaccaaaaaatacaCGTAGTTAGCACATTGATAATTGTTGGATCGAAATGGTTTaaatttgtttgatattttagagTAATTTTACTTTTCTAAGTTGTTCAGTTTCGATATAACAATTGTTGAGTGAATTTGTGACCGAAACAAATctaaatttgtaaaataatcagcttttgaattaaaattgagggaaacaaatatatgaattatATATGAACTCAATACTGAAATCCCATCCATCCAAGCTTAAAGATCATTTTTTCTAAAACGTAATTACTGGACACAAAAGTATAGCTAAAAGAAACCATAATTAGGAGTCACATACTCACATAAAGAACATGAACAACATTTTAGACtcatgaaaatttgaaatgcaGGAAATAGGTAATATTAttttagggtcttgctaacgagtaaCAACTTAATGTCATTATACATGCTTGTTGGTAATCTATGTTCTCATGGTTGAGATATATCCATCCATAATTTCTTGAAAACACAATTAGCTGCTAAAATACTTCAACAATAAACAAAAATCTCAACTTCAGTgctgaaaaaaagaaaagaaaaagtaaagtAGTAAACAGATAGGACACAAGTTAACAAAAATGCTCCAAAGAATCATTGTATTATAATGTGAAAAatcaatatatacatatatacatatctATAAATTTACAGATGCAATGACCTATCAAAATTCAGTCATCAATAGTCACAACAATGTGGAAGATATATATTTCTTCCCAATCCTATCAAACTTATCATATACATAATATACATGATATACTATATATACACACTAAACTAGTTAGACTGTAAAATATAGAGAGACCCTCTCTTAGATATCTTCACACTAAAATGTGTGACTTCGCGACATCACGAGAACATTTTGTTCTGCCACTCTTATTAAGTGTACAAACACATGTTTCAAGAATATCAAGATCTTCATCCCAGCATAGCAAGGTTGCTATTTCAGGATTCTTCAAAAGCATCTTAGATGCAAGGAATCCAGCCAATGTCCATGTTTGAAAAAGTCGCGCTTGTTTTCCGATAAATCTTCCTGTTTTTGTGTCATAATATTCTGGCCAAGAATCAATTGGAAGCCTTTTCTCAGCCAAATCAACAGCCTTCTCAGCTAGATTAGTTCTCCCCATTTTGATGCATGCTAGCGTGAACTGAATCAATCATAATCGTCAGATCATTATAAATGTTTGATGCATTATTTGGTTGTGATGCGCTGAAAGTGTGTAAAACTGTTTACATTGACAATGCATGAAAATTAACCTCATTCATAATTACCTGCCAGAGAAGGGTAGGCCAAGATCCGCCATTATGATATGACCACGGGCTGCAAAAGTTAGGCATTCATATAGTTTTGGTTAAATATGTACACCATACCATAGAATCAATTTTATACGAATACTactattagattttttatattgaacCTAACTTATCCCTACAAAACAGAAGGAAAAATGAAAGGAAGAATTAATGTTTACGTATTCTTAGGGTCGCTGCCGGTAATTAAGCGCCATTCTTCAGCCTCCAAGGCAGGATAACATATCTTAAGAGGCATGTCACCAACAAGATCATCCCATTTTGATTCTATGAGATTCAAAACAgacttgttttgttttggtgtACCTAAAGATGAAACAATTGACCAAAGATTTCCAAGCATGAAAAACCTGAAATCCATGTGAGCTGGTTGTAGATTTCCTATCAAATAACCACCTTCCTCAGGAATCCAATCCATTAACCACATTGGAATTTGTTCAGGATAAATGTTGAACTTGTTAGTTGCATCTAAAGAGTATTCTTCTGTTTTATACCTATAAATCTCATTCACCTGTCTCATATCCAACCAATAATATTCTCTAATATGGAAAGAAAGTGCACTTAGTCTATTGTTAATTTCTCCAACTAGATTCTTAGATTCATCATTCAAAACAACCATTTCGCGCGCTGACCGAAGAGCCGAGTAAAATAATGCTTGAATCTCAAGAGGGTGACCATGTATACCCATCCTTCTGTCTATCATGCAAGATCCATCAGTTACTAACAGAGAAGGAAACATATCAAATCCATCTGATAAACATAAGTTAATGATCATTTGTAAGCCCGTTTGAACTTCTAACTTTTCTTGCAAGGTATAGTCACCAGTGAGTTTCCCATAAGCCCTAAGCAGAATGATCCACCACAATCCTATCAAGTAACAAAAACATAGAAAAACATGTTATGGAAAGGACTCATCTGTCACATCAAAAAAATTGTCCTAAAAGAGTGTTACTAACCTGAATCAACAGGAGCAACACGACCAATAGCCGATTCTCCAAAATCAGGATCTAAAACTTCTCCTGTCTTTTTGTCATCAAATTCCATAGTTTTAACTTTGAAACTTGCAGGCATCAAACCTTGTCCCGGGCTATAGCAATCCACCGTTTTCTCCCAACTCTATTGCAATTGAATAGAGGATATTCAACATTAATTAAAACACATTATATTATCCCCATAACATGTTGCATTGCCACTTTCGTATTGAAATTGATTCATGTAATATTCATTTTAGTCCTTAACAAAAACTTATTCCAGTATGATTAAAATTTGCAgcaattaaaacaaaacaaaaggaacaaaaacaaaaatgatatatttacGACGgccaaaaacataattaaacTTTAACAAGATATACACCAAAGAAGACTTAAAAGATTTAAACCTTTgcaaaatagacaaaaaaaaggCTCTTAAAGATAatatttatgtattattatgatTAGTGATTACCTGAAGTTGCAAGGTGTGAAGGAGGAAATTCTTGACAATCTCATGTTCACCCTTGAGCAAGAAAGCAAGAGCAGAAGGGATAAAATCTCGAATAAAAACTTGATCATAATTCAATGGCGATCCCGAATCATCATTTGCTGCAACGGTTCCCACAGGTGTATCACAATAAGTAACAAGTGCTT
This genomic interval from Trifolium pratense cultivar HEN17-A07 linkage group LG6, ARS_RC_1.1, whole genome shotgun sequence contains the following:
- the LOC123890985 gene encoding uncharacterized protein LOC123890985; the encoded protein is MSLVSEEMKSKSEVYHGDQICQAKSKELLREIVLPNGLLPLKDIIEVGYNRETGFVWLKQKKAITHKFEKIGKLVSYATEVTAQVEKGKIKKLNGVKTKELLIWITLSDIYVDDPPTGKITFKTPAGLSRTFPVSAFEVEEDKSSVVVKETNNKVNETVAAAAAGGVKEV
- the LOC123890987 gene encoding alkaline/neutral invertase A, mitochondrial-like translates to MTSINLISNCTMKPSSRILGLGRKNSSFFSRCYHSVTMSTSFCNNPLFLNLDRKTKQYPSRIFEFKRVMNGFQQVLRLPSWNLGHSRTFLNLKATKTECVSSIGGVSFKAREFSNSVETKRGLRVGKDDNKGGGDEEDLKEKNSKNGSIAKKKFDDEETEVEKEAWKLLQKALVTYCDTPVGTVAANDDSGSPLNYDQVFIRDFIPSALAFLLKGEHEIVKNFLLHTLQLQSWEKTVDCYSPGQGLMPASFKVKTMEFDDKKTGEVLDPDFGESAIGRVAPVDSGLWWIILLRAYGKLTGDYTLQEKLEVQTGLQMIINLCLSDGFDMFPSLLVTDGSCMIDRRMGIHGHPLEIQALFYSALRSAREMVVLNDESKNLVGEINNRLSALSFHIREYYWLDMRQVNEIYRYKTEEYSLDATNKFNIYPEQIPMWLMDWIPEEGGYLIGNLQPAHMDFRFFMLGNLWSIVSSLGTPKQNKSVLNLIESKWDDLVGDMPLKICYPALEAEEWRLITGSDPKNTPWSYHNGGSWPTLLWQFTLACIKMGRTNLAEKAVDLAEKRLPIDSWPEYYDTKTGRFIGKQARLFQTWTLAGFLASKMLLKNPEIATLLCWDEDLDILETCVCTLNKSGRTKCSRDVAKSHILV